The following coding sequences are from one Mesorhizobium onobrychidis window:
- a CDS encoding protein-S-isoprenylcysteine O-methyltransferase encodes MAVASVGEIIWVIGIVAWYVIRYPFERRARRVRIVAGGRSSSDTVGLASALLGLAILPGFYVATGIPAAADHPASVWSVALGTIIFCSALWIFRMSHKELGRNWSITLEIRERHELVTAGPYALVRHPMYTSFLLMGLGQLFLLPNWVAGISGLIGFAVLFLLRVDKEERMMLENLGPQYRAYMERTKRIFPYLY; translated from the coding sequence ATTGCTGTAGCTTCAGTTGGCGAGATCATCTGGGTGATCGGCATCGTTGCTTGGTACGTGATCCGGTATCCGTTCGAGCGCCGGGCAAGGCGCGTGCGAATTGTAGCTGGCGGCCGCTCAAGTTCCGACACCGTCGGGCTTGCATCGGCTCTCCTTGGCCTGGCGATCCTGCCTGGCTTCTATGTCGCCACCGGCATCCCCGCAGCGGCTGACCATCCGGCCAGCGTGTGGTCGGTGGCGCTCGGAACCATCATCTTCTGCTCCGCGCTGTGGATTTTTCGCATGTCCCACAAGGAACTTGGCCGTAACTGGTCGATCACGCTCGAGATTCGCGAGCGGCATGAACTGGTCACCGCCGGGCCATACGCCTTGGTCCGTCACCCGATGTACACCTCGTTTCTGCTTATGGGGCTCGGCCAGCTCTTTCTGCTGCCGAACTGGGTTGCGGGCATATCTGGTTTGATCGGTTTCGCAGTGCTTTTCCTGCTGAGAGTGGATAAGGAAGAGCGTATGATGCTGGAGAATTTAGGCCCGCAATACCGCGCCTATATGGAAAGGACCAAGCGAATATTCCCTTATCTTTATTAG